In a single window of the Gossypium hirsutum isolate 1008001.06 chromosome A13, Gossypium_hirsutum_v2.1, whole genome shotgun sequence genome:
- the LOC107895095 gene encoding cyclin-H1-1, producing the protein MADFHTSTHRANWIFSPQELVEKYKAANQRAIQALEKYGTTQMEVDADGSLSYPEPIARDNADKHSRPKPLNIEEEQFMRVFYENKLREVCSAFYFPNKIQATALIYFKRFYLQWSVMEHHPKHIMLTCVYAACKIEENHVSAEELGKGISQDHQMILNYEMIVSQSLEFDLIVYAPYRSVEGFVNDMEKLHL; encoded by the exons ATGGCTGATTTTCATACATCGACTCATAGAGCTAACTGGATCTTCTCGCCTCAAGAACTG GTTGAGAAATACAAGGCTGCAAATCAAAGAGCAATACAAGCACTGGAGAAG TATGGGACAACACAAATGGAAGTAGACGCTGATGGTTCACTATCATACCCTGAACCTATTGCAAGAGATAATG CTGACAAGCATTCTCGTCCAAAACCTCTTAACATTGAAGAAGAACAGTTCATGCGAGTGTTTTATGAGAACAAACTTCGAGAAGTTTGTAGTGCATTCTACTTTCCTAATAAAATTCAG GCAACTGCTCTAATTTATTTCAAAAGGTTTTACCTGCAATGGTCGGTCATGGAACATCATCCAAAACATATAAT GTTAACCTGTGTGTATGCGGCCTGTAAGATAGAAGAAAATCATGTGTCAGCAGAGGAGCTTGGTAAGGGGATTTCACAGGATCATCAAATGATTCTCAATTACGAGATGATAGTGTCTCAG AGTCTGGAATTTGATCTCATTGTTTATGCACCCTATCGTTCAGTTGAAGGTTTTGTCAATGACATGGAG AAGCTTCACCTGTAG